A genomic window from Caldicellulosiruptor kronotskyensis 2002 includes:
- a CDS encoding ASKHA domain-containing protein — protein sequence MPVLRIYTENKSAIEIEAEKRSNLLDVLQRSSFDIEASCGSRGVCGKCKVRVKKGQKPYLENLTPEERRHLREDEISRGVRLACKVEVCEDLDVFLEKFSEKTNVLSHFTLNDFEYEENIIVKKVVLQKPSLDDQKSFELRLKEVIGNSNLKVLPRTLQKLARLKDQDFYAVIYSDEIVDVKNSSLAFGLAVDIGTTTVVCYLVDMIKKRVVDFYSFVNPQKKFGADVISRIDFAREKEEGLFILQKEILNSLNRALKILTQKNFISQDDIYVAVFVGNTTMLHLLLGVDPQTIAVSPFVPIFTENIIAKPNDLGLEINSEGAVKILNSISAYVGADIVAGILSIRMHKSPKVSLLLDLGTNGEMVLGNNQFLIACSTAAGPAFEGVNISCGISAVEGAVDSVKIEEGRVHFTTVGQKPPLGICGSGIVDAVFYMLKEGIIDETGRFCVQNDTYKSYMKEVNNQQAFFITDSVYITQKDIREIQLAKAAISAGIKTMIKHAKIKEDDIENVYLAGGFGNYINPKSAVGIGIIPRKLKDKIVSVGNSAGAGALLVLLGKKMEFEAQEIVKKVDYIELSNSQEFNQFFVESMIFENLSQEGEQKQDG from the coding sequence ATGCCTGTTTTAAGAATATATACTGAAAATAAATCTGCGATAGAAATAGAAGCAGAAAAAAGATCAAATCTTTTGGATGTTCTTCAAAGAAGCTCATTTGACATTGAAGCAAGTTGTGGCAGCAGAGGCGTGTGTGGAAAGTGCAAGGTGAGAGTCAAAAAAGGTCAAAAACCTTATTTAGAAAATCTTACACCGGAAGAAAGAAGACACCTGAGAGAAGATGAGATATCAAGAGGTGTTCGGCTTGCATGTAAGGTAGAGGTTTGCGAAGATTTAGATGTTTTTTTAGAAAAATTTTCTGAAAAGACAAATGTACTTTCACATTTTACCTTGAATGATTTTGAGTATGAAGAAAATATAATTGTAAAAAAGGTGGTTTTACAGAAACCTTCTTTAGACGACCAAAAAAGTTTTGAACTGAGGCTAAAAGAAGTAATTGGTAATAGCAATTTAAAAGTTTTGCCAAGAACATTGCAAAAGCTTGCAAGACTGAAGGACCAGGATTTTTATGCAGTTATTTATTCAGATGAGATTGTGGATGTGAAAAACTCTTCCCTTGCATTTGGTCTTGCTGTGGATATTGGAACAACTACTGTTGTATGTTATCTTGTTGATATGATTAAAAAAAGAGTAGTGGATTTTTACTCTTTTGTAAATCCTCAGAAGAAATTTGGTGCTGATGTTATTTCACGAATAGATTTTGCAAGAGAAAAAGAAGAAGGGCTTTTTATTCTTCAAAAAGAAATTTTAAATTCACTAAACAGAGCATTAAAAATTCTTACACAGAAAAACTTTATATCTCAAGATGATATATATGTTGCAGTATTTGTAGGTAATACAACAATGTTACATCTTCTTCTGGGGGTTGACCCTCAAACAATTGCAGTTTCTCCATTTGTGCCGATTTTTACCGAAAATATTATTGCAAAACCGAATGATTTGGGGCTCGAAATAAATTCAGAAGGTGCTGTCAAGATTTTAAATAGCATTTCAGCATATGTTGGTGCTGATATTGTTGCTGGGATACTTTCAATTAGAATGCATAAAAGTCCTAAGGTTTCGCTTCTTTTGGACCTTGGAACAAACGGCGAGATGGTACTTGGAAATAATCAATTTTTGATTGCATGTTCAACTGCTGCAGGTCCTGCATTTGAAGGTGTCAATATTTCATGCGGAATTAGTGCTGTTGAGGGAGCAGTTGATAGTGTAAAAATAGAAGAAGGTAGGGTACATTTTACAACAGTAGGGCAAAAACCGCCACTTGGCATTTGTGGTTCAGGGATAGTTGATGCTGTTTTTTATATGCTTAAAGAAGGTATCATAGATGAAACTGGCAGGTTTTGTGTTCAAAATGATACATATAAATCATACATGAAAGAAGTGAACAATCAACAAGCCTTTTTCATCACCGACTCTGTCTATATAACTCAGAAAGATATAAGAGAAATTCAGCTTGCAAAGGCAGCAATCTCAGCTGGAATAAAGACGATGATAAAACATGCTAAAATTAAAGAAGATGATATAGAAAATGTATATTTAGCTGGCGGTTTTGGGAATTACATAAATCCGAAATCTGCTGTTGGAATTGGTATTATTCCAAGGAAACTGAAAGATAAAATAGTTTCTGTTGGGAACAGTGCTGGTGCGGGAGCTTTGCTTGTGCTTTTGGGCAAGAAAATGGAGTTTGAAGCTCAGGAGATAGTAAAGAAAGTAGATTATATAGAACTTTCAAATTCTCAGGAATTTAATCAGTTTTTTGTTGAAAGTATGATATTTGAGAACCTCAGTCAAGAAGGTGAGCAGAAGCAAGATGGTTGA
- a CDS encoding manganese efflux pump, with the protein MNIYQIFVVILSLNLDALFFGVAFAAKGIKILTKSKLIIFFTSMSITIISFFMGKGCGKFLEPQLSSHLGAIFMIIIGIVFVIRTLIEKNNSPLPKTLVNLSLKSIGLTIKIIKEPGLSDIDSSGSIEPAEALLVALALSFDSLSASFSLGLSNLANIYQILLIPVFQFIAISVGNVFAYFFKPFKKSIIANYIPGIVLIILGIYNLF; encoded by the coding sequence ATGAATATATACCAGATCTTCGTGGTGATTTTGTCGCTTAACCTTGACGCACTCTTCTTTGGAGTTGCATTTGCTGCAAAAGGAATTAAAATTCTTACAAAGTCAAAGTTAATCATCTTTTTTACATCTATGAGTATCACCATAATTTCATTTTTCATGGGAAAAGGCTGTGGTAAATTTCTTGAACCTCAACTTTCTTCACACTTGGGCGCTATTTTTATGATAATAATCGGCATAGTATTTGTAATTAGAACACTTATTGAAAAGAACAACAGCCCTTTACCCAAGACACTTGTTAACCTCTCTTTAAAATCGATCGGACTTACTATAAAAATCATAAAAGAACCTGGACTATCCGACATTGATAGTTCAGGGTCAATTGAACCTGCAGAAGCTCTCTTAGTCGCTCTTGCGCTTTCGTTTGATAGCCTTTCTGCTTCATTCTCATTGGGTCTTTCAAACCTTGCAAATATATATCAAATACTTCTTATACCAGTATTTCAATTTATAGCTATCTCTGTAGGAAATGTCTTTGCCTACTTTTTTAAACCCTTCAAAAAATCAATTATTGCCAATTACATCCCCGGAATTGTTTTAATTATTCTTGGAATTTACAACCTATTTTAA
- a CDS encoding TVP38/TMEM64 family protein yields the protein MVEEIRVKDKIKLWIFIFIMVLSIFALVYAEKQHQLNPKFIKQYITHFGVWAPVAFLILYSVKSFIIFIPAGVFMLAAGLSFGTLFGALILIVGTLLSSTIGFVFARYFGKDYVQKKLKNTKFSNVGKKIAEKGFLIILLLRLVPILPYDAINYICGLSKIRYRDFILATFIGTVPACFLYAYLGENILRPFSKGFYLSLCLVIVISLTPVLFAKTIKEFLQDDKEEEN from the coding sequence ATGGTTGAAGAGATAAGAGTGAAAGATAAAATAAAACTTTGGATATTCATTTTTATCATGGTACTTTCCATATTTGCTCTTGTATATGCTGAAAAACAACATCAGCTAAACCCCAAGTTTATAAAACAGTATATCACCCATTTTGGGGTTTGGGCACCAGTTGCATTTTTAATACTCTACTCAGTAAAATCTTTTATAATCTTCATTCCGGCAGGAGTATTTATGCTTGCTGCAGGACTTTCATTTGGCACATTATTTGGGGCACTTATTTTAATTGTAGGTACTCTTCTTTCATCTACCATAGGTTTTGTGTTTGCAAGGTATTTTGGTAAAGACTATGTGCAAAAAAAGCTTAAAAACACAAAGTTTTCTAATGTAGGTAAGAAGATAGCTGAAAAAGGTTTTTTAATCATACTACTTTTGAGGCTTGTGCCAATCCTCCCTTATGATGCTATAAACTATATATGTGGTCTTTCAAAGATAAGGTACAGAGACTTTATACTTGCCACCTTTATTGGAACAGTACCTGCATGTTTTTTGTACGCTTATCTTGGTGAAAATATCTTAAGACCGTTTTCTAAAGGATTTTATTTAAGCTTGTGTTTAGTAATTGTTATATCCCTCACGCCAGTTCTTTTTGCAAAAACAATAAAAGAATTTTTGCAGGATGATAAAGAAGAAGAGAATTAG
- a CDS encoding sigma-70 family RNA polymerase sigma factor, with translation MDERELVEKAKKDKKYFEKLYEMYFDKIYSYIYYRTFNHLITEDLTSETFIKVLRSLDRFEWKENGSFSAWIFRIAQNVVNDYYRNKKEFVDIEKISDSTWMKNPEDELLDKVEKDIIKSALKKLTKDQQEVVILRYGANMKFHEIAKIKNKSDVAVRALFFRAIHSLKEMLLKEVHESE, from the coding sequence ATGGATGAAAGAGAATTGGTGGAAAAAGCAAAGAAAGATAAGAAATACTTTGAAAAGTTATATGAGATGTATTTCGACAAGATTTACTCTTACATATACTATAGAACCTTCAACCATCTTATTACAGAAGACCTGACAAGCGAAACCTTTATAAAAGTGCTGAGGTCACTTGACAGGTTTGAATGGAAAGAAAATGGTTCTTTTTCAGCATGGATATTCCGTATTGCCCAGAATGTTGTAAATGACTATTACAGGAACAAAAAAGAATTTGTTGATATTGAAAAAATTTCAGACAGTACATGGATGAAAAATCCAGAGGATGAGCTTTTAGATAAAGTTGAGAAAGATATAATTAAAAGTGCACTTAAAAAGCTTACAAAGGACCAGCAGGAAGTTGTGATTCTGCGGTACGGTGCTAACATGAAATTTCATGAGATTGCAAAGATAAAAAACAAATCCGATGTAGCTGTTAGAGCCCTATTTTTCAGAGCAATACATTCGCTCAAAGAAATGCTTTTAAAAGAGGTGCATGAAAGTGAATGA
- a CDS encoding U32 family peptidase: MKKVELLAPAGGFEELIAAVKAGADSVYVGAKEFSARAYAKNFSEDELKKAIDFCHERGKKIYLAINTLIYNDEMRKALKLLEFAYMEGIDAVIVQDIGLLFIMINEFPDLPIHASTQMTVHNLAQVKFLEGLGVKRVILSRELSIDEIKNIRQQSSIELEVFVHGALCISYSGQCLFSSIIFKRSGNRGQCAQPCRLYYKLLDKGKKVIDRGYLLSPKDICLIENIDKLIEAGVDSFKIEGRLKDQYYVYTVSSIYRKYIDMYYEKGKITIVSADKQKLLLVFNRGNFSTGYLENTGIDRIIFKKAPNNTGLFIGNFYFENETLFLQTSYNLSNGDVISFRNKNFEEILLEINNNIIKKDDKRFEVKVDFERKKRLKEFSQGQVFIVRNKEHEIRIEKEMNKEKKFRKVDFKVWIEKGKRIKALAACDRFEVEEEGEVVQQAKEKKVTSAAVISSFSKLGGTIFEMGNFDAYIEDGCFVKVSELNRLRKVLIEKLSQKIISFYKRSLKQDVEILRYLEDGCARSFNRSHRFSFMIDSLWQLEKLKKWCEAHNLSNYEIYIPYNVIFEIKTDDNMVVYLDRITHDEDLKKVDVEKIKEKGIRKVLVRNLGQYEIFKKHFEIYFDFSLNIANSASFKFLELLGGKRICLSVELSKTKITEIFNYAQKSEIEIVIFSRIPLMVNRLKFFEKGDYLQDRNGELLKLIKTQSGKNEVLNPAFLYIDDKDVPSDVLRFDFTGINEKEMEKALEGYFDNKGIGLKITKGYYLS, from the coding sequence ATGAAAAAGGTAGAGTTACTGGCACCAGCAGGTGGATTTGAAGAGCTCATTGCAGCCGTAAAAGCTGGGGCTGACAGCGTGTATGTTGGTGCAAAAGAGTTCTCAGCAAGAGCGTATGCAAAGAACTTTTCAGAAGATGAGCTTAAAAAAGCCATAGATTTTTGTCATGAGAGAGGAAAAAAGATATATCTTGCAATAAACACCCTGATTTACAATGATGAGATGCGCAAAGCTTTGAAGCTTTTAGAGTTTGCATATATGGAAGGAATTGATGCTGTTATTGTGCAGGATATAGGTCTTCTTTTCATTATGATAAATGAATTTCCCGACCTACCTATTCATGCAAGCACACAGATGACAGTTCATAACTTGGCTCAGGTAAAGTTTTTGGAAGGCTTAGGAGTAAAGAGAGTTATACTCTCAAGAGAGCTCTCAATAGATGAGATAAAGAACATAAGACAGCAAAGTAGTATTGAACTTGAGGTTTTTGTGCATGGAGCTTTGTGTATTTCATATTCTGGTCAGTGTCTTTTTTCAAGCATAATTTTTAAAAGAAGTGGCAACAGAGGGCAGTGTGCCCAGCCTTGCAGGCTTTATTATAAGCTATTAGATAAGGGAAAAAAAGTAATTGATAGAGGATATCTTCTTTCACCAAAGGATATTTGTCTTATAGAAAACATAGATAAACTAATCGAAGCAGGGGTTGACTCTTTCAAGATAGAGGGAAGATTAAAGGACCAATATTATGTGTACACTGTGAGCTCAATCTATAGAAAATATATTGATATGTATTACGAGAAAGGCAAAATAACAATCGTCAGCGCTGATAAGCAAAAACTTCTACTTGTTTTCAACAGAGGAAACTTCAGTACTGGATACTTAGAAAATACTGGTATAGATAGAATAATCTTCAAAAAAGCACCTAACAATACAGGTCTTTTTATTGGGAATTTTTATTTTGAGAACGAAACCCTTTTTTTGCAGACTTCATATAATCTTTCAAACGGTGATGTGATTTCTTTTAGAAACAAAAATTTTGAAGAGATTCTTCTTGAAATAAATAACAATATTATTAAGAAAGATGACAAAAGATTTGAGGTGAAAGTTGATTTTGAAAGGAAAAAGAGATTGAAAGAATTTTCTCAGGGTCAGGTGTTTATTGTAAGAAACAAAGAACATGAAATTAGGATAGAAAAAGAAATGAATAAGGAGAAAAAATTTAGGAAGGTTGATTTTAAAGTATGGATAGAGAAAGGAAAAAGAATAAAAGCTTTAGCAGCGTGTGATAGATTTGAGGTAGAGGAAGAGGGGGAAGTTGTTCAGCAGGCAAAAGAGAAAAAAGTTACATCTGCTGCTGTAATCAGCAGCTTTTCAAAACTGGGTGGAACAATTTTTGAGATGGGAAATTTTGATGCGTATATTGAAGATGGTTGTTTTGTGAAGGTCTCAGAACTAAACAGACTGAGAAAGGTATTGATTGAAAAGCTTTCTCAAAAGATAATTAGTTTTTACAAGAGAAGTCTAAAACAAGATGTTGAAATTTTAAGGTATTTAGAAGATGGTTGTGCAAGGTCATTTAATAGAAGTCACCGGTTTTCTTTCATGATAGACTCACTCTGGCAACTTGAAAAACTTAAAAAGTGGTGTGAGGCACACAATCTATCTAACTATGAAATCTACATTCCTTACAATGTAATTTTTGAAATAAAGACAGATGACAATATGGTTGTTTATCTTGACAGGATAACACACGATGAAGATTTAAAAAAGGTTGATGTTGAGAAGATAAAAGAAAAGGGTATTAGGAAAGTTTTGGTAAGAAACCTTGGTCAGTATGAGATTTTCAAAAAACATTTTGAAATTTATTTTGATTTTAGTCTTAACATTGCAAACTCTGCATCATTTAAGTTCTTAGAACTACTTGGTGGTAAAAGAATTTGTCTTTCTGTGGAGCTATCTAAAACAAAAATTACAGAAATTTTCAATTACGCTCAAAAAAGTGAGATAGAAATAGTAATCTTTAGTAGAATTCCACTGATGGTAAACAGGCTCAAATTTTTCGAAAAGGGAGACTACTTGCAAGACAGGAACGGTGAGCTTTTGAAACTTATAAAAACCCAAAGCGGGAAAAACGAAGTTTTAAACCCTGCATTTTTGTATATAGACGATAAAGATGTGCCATCTGATGTGCTGAGATTTGATTTCACAGGCATAAATGAAAAAGAAATGGAAAAAGCTTTGGAAGGATATTTTGATAACAAAGGGATTGGTCTAAAAATTACAAAGGGGTATTATTTGTCATGA
- a CDS encoding N-acetylmuramoyl-L-alanine amidase: MKWEIEIREGIKRLKNKKLKLFSVCTAFLAFIAFTVFLFLNTNMLKVVEIFSENNCQAKNLVVVDPGHGGFDPGAVSGDIKESVINLQIARKLKEYFEMFGFKVLLTRSTEEDLSEYDKKAHDLKKRKEIVLENNPQVFISIHLNSFPVSKYFGAQVFYDKSNEEAKKLALFVQNELRYMPNGLVNRRQPKPIDVYILKNLKIPAILIECGFMSNKMELSLLQNHQYQDWLSYSILKGVLSYLDQKKEMVKSE; the protein is encoded by the coding sequence ATGAAATGGGAAATAGAGATAAGGGAAGGAATAAAAAGATTGAAAAATAAAAAATTAAAGCTATTTTCAGTTTGCACAGCGTTTTTAGCTTTTATAGCTTTCACAGTTTTTTTGTTTTTAAATACCAATATGTTAAAAGTTGTTGAGATATTTAGTGAAAATAATTGTCAAGCAAAAAATCTTGTTGTTGTTGACCCGGGGCACGGTGGGTTTGACCCGGGGGCAGTGAGTGGTGATATAAAAGAATCTGTGATAAACCTTCAGATTGCAAGAAAATTGAAAGAATATTTTGAGATGTTTGGTTTTAAAGTTCTTCTTACACGTTCAACAGAAGAAGATTTGAGCGAATATGATAAAAAGGCGCATGACCTAAAAAAGAGGAAAGAGATTGTTTTAGAAAATAATCCTCAGGTTTTTATCTCTATTCATTTAAATAGCTTTCCGGTGAGTAAGTACTTTGGTGCGCAGGTGTTTTATGACAAATCGAATGAGGAGGCGAAAAAACTTGCTTTGTTTGTCCAAAATGAACTGAGATATATGCCAAATGGACTTGTAAATAGACGACAGCCAAAACCAATAGATGTATATATCCTAAAAAACCTAAAAATTCCTGCTATATTGATAGAGTGTGGTTTTATGTCAAACAAAATGGAACTGTCTTTGCTCCAGAACCATCAATACCAAGACTGGCTTTCATACTCAATATTAAAAGGAGTTTTAAGCTATTTAGACCAAAAAAAGGAGATGGTAAAAAGTGAATGA
- a CDS encoding alkaline phosphatase family protein gives MVIDKMKMLFVFLDGVGKGEKNEYNPFFYYHSKAYDIFLKSGNVRFLDATLGIEGLPQSATGQVTIYSGINAAKEVGFHINGQITPSLKRIIDKQNIFTTLSRNGLKVDFANVYRSEYLQKLLNDKNFKMSVTSYMALTAGIRFKTVEDLLKSEGVYFDITNHVLIESGYEVPFFSPEKAAENLLNVLNKNDFVLFEHFKTDIIGHSCDMEKALELIKLLDDFMISLIEDLPKDACLVVTSDHGNIEDLSTKTHTKNKVPFLAYGNKKEIFAIESIEQIYSSILKYFEI, from the coding sequence ATGGTGATAGATAAAATGAAAATGCTTTTTGTATTTTTGGACGGTGTTGGAAAAGGGGAGAAAAATGAATACAACCCCTTTTTTTATTATCATTCAAAAGCATATGACATTTTTTTAAAAAGTGGGAATGTCCGGTTTTTGGATGCCACGCTTGGCATTGAAGGTCTGCCGCAAAGTGCCACAGGTCAGGTTACAATTTATTCAGGCATAAATGCAGCAAAAGAGGTAGGGTTTCATATTAACGGACAGATTACACCAAGCCTCAAGAGAATAATTGACAAACAAAATATATTTACTACTCTTTCCCGAAACGGTTTGAAAGTAGACTTTGCAAATGTTTACAGAAGCGAGTATTTGCAAAAGCTATTAAATGACAAGAATTTTAAGATGTCTGTGACAAGTTATATGGCTTTGACGGCAGGCATAAGGTTCAAAACAGTGGAAGACCTCTTGAAATCTGAGGGAGTTTATTTTGATATTACAAATCACGTTTTGATTGAAAGTGGATATGAGGTACCATTTTTTTCACCTGAGAAGGCAGCTGAAAATCTTTTGAATGTGCTAAACAAAAATGATTTTGTTTTGTTTGAACATTTTAAAACAGACATCATAGGACATTCATGTGATATGGAAAAAGCTTTAGAGCTTATAAAACTTTTAGATGATTTTATGATCAGCTTAATTGAAGATCTTCCTAAGGATGCTTGCCTTGTTGTTACATCTGACCATGGTAACATAGAAGATTTGTCAACAAAGACACATACAAAAAATAAAGTACCTTTTTTAGCATATGGAAATAAAAAAGAAATCTTTGCTATTGAGTCAATTGAACAGATTTATAGTAGTATATTAAAATACTTTGAAATATAA
- the pepV gene encoding dipeptidase PepV, which produces MNDVKVMINKEIENLKDEIVNTTLKLIKIRSVEDTPAPNMPFGKGINDALLVCENLCKSLGFETKNYDGYALEAVYGNQDEDVCVIGHLDVVPEGEGWSVPPYEGVVKDGKIFGRGAIDDKGPTVAALYGMYVVKKLAQEGKISLKRKLRFVFGTNEEGGSKCLQYYFERAKYPTVGFTPDADFPVIQGEKGFLVFELTKDVEDTFEIEGGHRPNMVPDRCRFEGSFDVQKAKEIISIKGLNDKAEVFEEAGKTCIITKGVSAHGSLPFKGENAISYMFDILNDLWTKEDEFRRFIDFYNNHIGFDVFGEKLSIGFEDEKSGKLVLNVGMIRKEKGRLVLTINVRYPVDTSYEEIENKVKEVLQDYNIEYRLVTNVPPLYFEADHFLIRTLLKVYREFTNDDTQPLVIGGGTYARWAKNVVAFGPNMPGDEEVAHQKDEYILIDRLILCSKIYANAIYRLAKE; this is translated from the coding sequence GTGAATGATGTAAAAGTGATGATAAATAAAGAAATTGAAAATTTAAAAGATGAAATAGTGAATACTACTTTAAAGCTTATAAAAATCAGGAGTGTTGAGGATACACCTGCACCTAATATGCCTTTTGGCAAGGGAATTAATGATGCCCTGCTTGTATGCGAAAATCTATGCAAAAGCTTGGGATTTGAAACAAAAAACTATGATGGATATGCGCTTGAGGCGGTCTATGGAAATCAGGATGAAGATGTGTGTGTTATAGGTCATTTAGATGTTGTACCCGAAGGGGAAGGATGGAGTGTGCCACCTTATGAAGGGGTTGTAAAGGACGGTAAAATTTTTGGGCGTGGCGCGATTGATGACAAAGGTCCGACTGTTGCGGCTCTTTATGGCATGTATGTGGTTAAAAAGCTTGCCCAGGAAGGGAAGATTTCTCTTAAAAGAAAGCTAAGGTTTGTTTTTGGTACAAACGAAGAGGGTGGCTCTAAGTGTCTTCAGTATTATTTTGAAAGAGCAAAATATCCAACTGTTGGATTTACTCCAGATGCTGATTTTCCTGTCATTCAAGGTGAAAAAGGTTTTCTGGTGTTTGAGCTTACAAAAGATGTGGAAGATACCTTTGAGATTGAAGGAGGACATCGACCTAACATGGTGCCTGACAGGTGCAGGTTCGAAGGCAGTTTTGATGTCCAAAAAGCTAAAGAAATTATTAGTATAAAAGGGCTGAATGATAAGGCAGAAGTTTTTGAAGAAGCTGGTAAGACATGTATAATTACAAAGGGAGTTTCTGCTCATGGGAGTCTGCCTTTCAAAGGTGAAAATGCAATATCGTATATGTTTGATATTTTAAATGATCTTTGGACAAAAGAGGATGAGTTTAGAAGATTTATTGACTTTTATAATAATCATATTGGATTTGATGTGTTTGGAGAAAAACTTTCAATAGGGTTTGAAGATGAAAAGTCAGGCAAGCTTGTGTTAAATGTCGGGATGATACGGAAAGAAAAAGGCAGACTTGTCCTTACAATAAATGTTCGCTATCCAGTTGACACCTCATATGAGGAGATAGAAAATAAAGTAAAGGAAGTGCTGCAGGATTATAATATTGAATATCGTTTGGTGACAAACGTTCCCCCTCTTTATTTTGAAGCTGACCACTTTTTAATCAGAACCTTGCTTAAGGTCTACAGAGAATTTACAAATGACGATACACAGCCGCTTGTGATTGGCGGTGGAACATACGCAAGGTGGGCAAAAAATGTGGTTGCTTTTGGTCCAAATATGCCGGGTGATGAAGAAGTTGCCCATCAGAAAGATGAATATATCCTTATAGATAGGCTAATCCTTTGCAGCAAAATCTATGCAAATGCTATTTACAGGCTTGCAAAAGAATAG
- the ytvI gene encoding sporulation integral membrane protein YtvI codes for MREFTKNRFVVAMIYVIIISAFIFSCAYLIKTFDLFVRFIIKAFIPVIIGLFIAVVFEPLLKYMEKNKVNRTISAILILIVLNIILGFMFAEGIYILVNECMRLVASLQNIDYDKIYQALDKLFSNVKNIYSGLPGPIVNFIQSGVDELTNVLNQIATMSLKVIKVIPATLKGVTVWFFSVLSAFFFMRDRHKMRSWLIQNFSVQIYKELSSIAFKVIDSVVDYAKSQIILAILMFLSGLVGLSIIKAPYFLVVSLLLGLLSIIPIIGSGIILLPWIAGSFIAGDTNFGIKLLIVYLIILGIREFASIKIVASQVGISTFTTLVSIYAGVEVFGAWGFVIGPLLVVFLKAVYETGAIKKIRENLFLTKKE; via the coding sequence ATGAGGGAGTTTACAAAAAATCGGTTTGTGGTTGCTATGATTTATGTTATCATAATTAGCGCTTTTATCTTTTCATGTGCATATTTAATTAAGACATTTGACCTTTTTGTGAGATTTATAATAAAAGCATTCATTCCAGTTATAATAGGACTCTTTATTGCAGTTGTATTTGAACCGCTTTTAAAATATATGGAAAAGAATAAAGTAAACAGGACAATCTCTGCAATACTTATACTTATTGTCCTTAACATAATACTTGGTTTTATGTTTGCAGAGGGCATATATATACTTGTGAATGAGTGCATGAGATTAGTTGCGAGTCTTCAAAATATTGATTATGATAAAATTTATCAGGCTTTAGACAAGCTCTTTTCAAATGTAAAAAATATATACTCAGGATTGCCGGGACCTATTGTAAATTTTATTCAATCAGGTGTTGACGAACTTACAAATGTACTTAACCAAATTGCCACAATGAGTTTAAAGGTAATAAAGGTTATACCAGCAACCTTAAAAGGTGTCACGGTGTGGTTTTTTTCTGTTCTGTCAGCCTTTTTCTTTATGCGCGACAGACACAAAATGAGGTCATGGCTAATTCAAAACTTTTCAGTCCAGATTTACAAAGAACTTTCATCAATTGCTTTTAAAGTTATAGACTCTGTTGTAGACTATGCAAAGTCTCAGATAATTCTGGCGATTTTAATGTTTCTCTCAGGGCTTGTAGGGCTTTCTATAATAAAGGCGCCTTACTTTTTGGTGGTAAGTCTTCTTCTGGGGCTGTTGAGTATAATTCCAATCATAGGTTCAGGCATAATATTGCTTCCGTGGATTGCAGGCAGTTTTATAGCTGGGGATACCAATTTTGGCATAAAACTGTTGATTGTATATCTTATAATTTTAGGCATTCGTGAATTTGCGTCTATCAAGATTGTTGCGAGCCAGGTGGGGATTTCGACCTTTACAACACTTGTTTCTATCTATGCAGGTGTTGAAGTGTTTGGAGCGTGGGGGTTTGTGATAGGTCCGCTTCTGGTTGTGTTTTTGAAAGCAGTGTATGAGACAGGTGCAATTAAAAAGATAAGAGAAAATCTCTTTTTGACAAAAAAGGAGTGA